In one window of Pseudorasbora parva isolate DD20220531a chromosome 7, ASM2467924v1, whole genome shotgun sequence DNA:
- the pear1 gene encoding platelet endothelial aggregation receptor 1, whose protein sequence is MSNATSPVSKMKMAEICVVLFVLGCVCELSLSLDPKDPNVCSLWESFTTSVKESYAQPFDQVSEETCSEPWSANKCTRHRITYKTLYRQVVKMDYRRRYQCCRGFYESRNKCVPRCTKECVHGRCVAPDRCQCESGWRGDDCSSSCDAQHWDTGCRRLCECQNGGECDVLTGTCQCPAGYTGERCQDPCPAKSFGQGCLQQCQCGTGGFCNKTTGECVCRDGFTGTLCEEPCLGTKRCPARCPCQNGGICQGRGVCLCPPGWMGAVCTEKCPPGRFGSNCAKECLCHNGGHCDPEKGQCQCDAGYTGERCNEECPVGSYGADCKGVCDCANGARCYNIHGGCLCEPGFKGPRCDHRMCPDGAYGMHCEHRCLCNSQNTLSCHPLKGECTCQPGWAGLYCNETCAHGYYGNGCLEPCLCVNGGVCDTVTGQCHCAAGYTGLHCEKLCEDGFYGKGCLSPCTCVNSIACSPIDGTCFCKEGWRGLDCSIACLKGTWGPGCNFTCQCANGASCHPADGSCRCTAGWRGASCHESCPIGTFGPGCRQQCDCLHDEGCESVTGQCLCLPGWTGLRCTQQCPEGKWGHQCNQTCSCLNSATCQAHTGACVCKPGFWGAECQHMCSAGLFGERCSRQCPSCVHALSCHHITGDCLCQPGYTGQLCEQACPIGRYGSHCSNVCRCTNNATCHHQDGLCLCPVGWTGPDCALLCQPGTFGPNCAQTCLCPPNHSCDPQTGDCICVPGPGEDCKPEKELSMMVPVSPVERDSWGAIAGIVVLVILVVLLLAVLLLYRRRQQDKQSNTPVVSFSSTRTVSSEYAVPDVPHSYHHYYSNPSYHTLSQNRPPLPHLPNNQDRTIKNTNNQLFCSLKNMERERRGLFAAETNATLPPGWKHQEPPKDPGAFGIDRSYSYSATMGKHYNKELKDSCVAVSSSSLNSENPYATIKDLPGLPPCPPECSYMEMKSAVPRERSYTEISPPVMTPSTLSCREHCTLGNVVEQEPQNHYDLPVNSHIPGHYDLPPVRRPPSPSPRRLPH, encoded by the exons CAAGATGAAGATGGCGGAGATCTGTGTGGTCCTGTTTGTcttgggctgtgtgtgtgaactgTCATTGTCTTTGGACCCCAAAGATCCAAATGTCTGCAGTTTATGGGAAAG TTTCACCACTTCAGTGAAGGAATCATATGCTCAGCCTTTCGACCAAGTGAGTGAAGAGACCTGCTCTGAACCCTGGAGCGCTAACAAATGCACCCGGCACAG GATCACCTATAAAACACTTTATAGGCAGGTGGTGAAAATGGACTATCGTAGGAGGTATCAGTGCTGTCGTGGCTTCTATGAGAGCAGAAATAAATGTGTCC cacgtTGCACTAAGGAGTGTGTTCATGGCCGTTGTGTAGCACCTGATCGCTGCCAGTGTGAGAGCGGCTGGCGTGGAGACGACTGTTCCAGCT CATGTGATGCCCAGCACTGGGATACAGGATGCAGGCGACTCTGTGAGTGCCAGAACGGGGGAGAGTGTGACGTTCTTACAGGAACCTGTCAGTGCCCAGCCGGATACACTGGTGAACGCTGCCAG GACCCCTGTCCGGCAAAGTCGTTCGGTCAGGGCTGTCTGCAGCAGTGCCAGTGTGGAACAGGCGGATTCTGCAATAAAACCactggagagtgtgtgtgcagaGATGGATTTACGGGAACTCT ATGCGAAGAGCCGTGTTTGGGGACGAAACGCTGTCCTGCACGCTGCCCATGTCAGAATGGAGGCATCTGCCAGGGGAGAGGGGTGTGTTTGTGCCCACCCGGCTGGATG GGTGCGGTGTGTACTGAGAAGTGTCCACCGGGCCGTTTTGGTTCAAACTGTGCTAAAGAATGTTTGTGCCATAATGGAGGTCACTGTGATCCAGAGAAAGGCCAATGTCAGTGTGATGCAGGCTATACAGGAGAAAG GTGTAACGAGGAGTGTCCAGTGGGTTCATATGGCGCGGACTGTAAGGGCGTGTGTGACTGTGCTAACGGAGCCCGCTGCTATAACATCCACGGTGGGTGTCTGTGTGAGCCGGGGTTTAAGGGTCCGCGCTGCGATCACAGGATGTGTCCTGATGGGGCCTACGGCATGCACTGCGAACACCGCTGCCTCTGCAACTCACAAAACACTCTCAG CTGTCACCCTCTGAAGGGGGAGTGTACCTGTCAGCCTGGGTGGGCGGGGCTGTACTGTAATGAAACCTGTGCTCATGGTTACTATGGTAACGGTTGCCTGGAGCCCTGCCTCTGTGTGAACGGAGGGGTGTGTGACACAGTGACTGGCCAGTGCCACTGTGCTGCTGGATATACG ggatTGCACTGCGAGAAGCTCTGTGAGGATGGTTTCTATGGGAAGGGCTGCTTGTCTCCTTGTACCTGCGTTAACTCTATAGCCTGCTCTCCCATTGATGGAACATGTTTCTGTAAGGAAG gatGGAGGGGACTTGACTGTTCCATCGCATGTTTAAAGGGCACATGGGGTCCTGGCTGCAACTTTACCTGCCAGTGTGCAAATGGAGCATCCTGCCACCCTGCCGACGGTTCTTGCAGGTGCACTGCAGGCTGGAGAGGAGCTTCCTGTCACGAGTCCTGTCCA ATCGGGACGTTCGGCCCAGGCTGTCGGCAGCAATGTGACTGTCTGCATGATGAAGGATGCGAGAGTGTTACGGGCCAGTGTCTGTGTTTACCTGGTTGGACAG GTCTGCGCTGTACACAGCAGTGTCCAGAGGGAAAGTGGGGCCATCAGTGCAACCAGACCTGCTCCTGCCTCAACAGCGCCACCTGTCAGGCACACACCGGAGCCTGCGTATGCAAACCCGGATTCTGGGGAGCTGAGTGTCAACACA TGTGTAGTGCTGGTCTATTCGGAGAGAGGTGTAGCCGTCAATGCCCATCATGTGTGCATGCCTTGTCCTGCCATCACATTACAGGCGATTGTCTGTGTCAGCCTGGATATACGGGACAACTGTGCGAACAAG CCTGCCCAATTGGTCGGTATGGAAGCCATTGTAGTAATGTGTGCAGGTGCACCAACAATGCAACCTGTCACCATCAGGATGGTTTGTGCCTCTGTCCCGTGGGATGGACTGGACCGGACTGCGCTTTAT TGTGTCAGCCTGGGACGTTCGGCCCTAACTGTGCTCAGACCTGCTTGTGTCCCCCAAACCATTCCTGCGATCCTCAAACCGGAGACTGTATATGTGTGCCTGGACCAGGCGAGGACTGCAAACCAG AGAAGGAGCTGAGCATGATGGTGCCTGTGTCTCCGGTGGAAAGGGACTCTTGGGGTGCGATCGCAGGCATTGTGGTGCTGGTGATTCTGGTTGTGCTTCTTTTGGCTGTCCTGCTATTATATCGGCGCAGACAGCAGGACAAACAGAGCAACACACCCGTCGTGTCTTTCTCCTCAACCCGCACAGTCAGTTCAGAGTATGCTGTGCCAG ATGTTCCGCACAGCTACCATCACTACTACTCAAACCCGAGTTATCACACACTGTCTCAGAACAGACCTCCACTGCCACACCTGCCCAACAACCAGGACAGAACCATCAAG AACACCAACAACCAGCTGTTCTGCAGTCTGAAAAACATGGAGAGGGAGAGAAGAGGTCTGTTTGCAGCTGAGACAAATGCAACTCTTCCTCCAGGCTGGAAACACCAGGAGCCACCTAAAGATCCAG GGGCTTTTGGGATTGATCGAAGTTACAGCTATAGTGCTACCATGGGGAAGCATTACAACAAAG AGTTGAAAGATTCATGTGTGGCAGTAAGCAGCAGCTCTCTGAACAGTGAGAACCCGTACGCCACCATCAAAGATCTGCCCGGACTGCCACCATGTCCTCCAGAGTGCAGCTACATGGAGATGAAGTCTGCAGTGCCTCGTGAAAGATCCTACACTGAAATCAGCCCACCGGTCATGACGCCCTCCACTCTCTCATGCAGAG AACATTGTACCCTTGGCAACGTTGTGGAACAGGAACCTCAGAATCATTATGATCTGCCCGTCAACAGCCACATTCCCGGGCATTATGATCTGCCCCCAGTGCGAAGACCACCCTCCCCATCCCCACGGAGACTGCCCCATTGA